A stretch of the Aphis gossypii isolate Hap1 chromosome 2, ASM2018417v2, whole genome shotgun sequence genome encodes the following:
- the LOC114126459 gene encoding serine/arginine-rich splicing factor 2: MSYSRPPPRIEGMVSLKVDNLTYRTTPEDLRRVFERCGEVGDIYIPRDRFTRESRGFAFVRFYDKRDAEDALDAMDGRMLDGRELRVQMARYGRPTSPYRRRRRRSRSPRRRSYSRSRSRGRRSRSYSRSRSRSRSGSKSSRGHSKSASRSRS; the protein is encoded by the exons ATGAGTTACAGCAGACCGCCGCCACGGATTGAAGGCATGGTATCGTTGAAAGTTGACAACCTCACCTACAGAACGACGCCCGAGGACCTGAGGAGGGTGTTCGAGAGGTGTGGAGAAGTCGGAGACATCTACATTCCCCGTGATCGGTTTACTCGAGAGAGCAGAGGGTTTGCTTTTGTCAG atTTTATGATAAACGTGATGCAGAAGATGCATTAGATGCGATGGATGGTCGCATGTTAGATGGTAGAGAATTACGTGTTCAGATGGCTCGCTATGGACGTCCAACTTCACCATATAGACGAAGACGCAGGAG GTCTCGTTCGCCTAGACGTCGTTCATACTCAAGGTCCAGGTCTCGTGGTCGTCGTTCACGTTCTTATTCTAGATCACGTTCACGTTCACGCTCTGGTAGTAAAAGTTCAAGAGGACATTCAAAGTCAGCCAGTCGTTCAAGatcatag